One window of Flavobacterium dauae genomic DNA carries:
- a CDS encoding helix-turn-helix domain-containing protein → MKETFGEYIKRLRTENGFTLTQLAAKLDLDSANLSKIENNKREFDERRLTLLSEVFSLSIDKLRTEFFSDLIAKKIYENNCDEETLILAEEKVAYLKSKKSLSI, encoded by the coding sequence ATGAAAGAAACATTTGGAGAATATATTAAGCGACTTAGAACCGAAAACGGTTTTACGCTTACTCAATTGGCGGCTAAATTAGATTTAGACTCTGCCAATCTTAGCAAAATAGAAAACAATAAAAGAGAATTTGACGAAAGGAGATTAACTCTTTTGTCTGAGGTTTTTAGTTTGAGTATAGACAAATTAAGAACTGAGTTTTTTAGTGATTTAATCGCTAAAAAAATCTATGAAAACAATTGCGATGAAGAAACTTTGATTTTAGCCGAAGAAAAAGTCGCTTACTTAAAATCTAAAAAATCCTTATCAATATGA
- a CDS encoding ABC transporter ATP-binding protein: protein MIEIKDLHKSYQMGKNALHVLKGINFNVKEGEFVSIMGSSGSGKSTLLNIIGILDEADEGSYILDNVPIKNLNETIASQYRNKFLGFVFQSFNLINYKSALDNVALPLYYQGLGRKERMERSMFYLEKVGLANWAKHLPNEMSGGQKQRVAIARALASDPKVLLADEPTGALDTKTSYEVMDLIQQINDEGKTVLVVTHEPDIAEMTKRIVMLKDGQIESDKLVNQIRASQYV, encoded by the coding sequence ATGATCGAAATAAAAGACCTTCACAAATCATATCAAATGGGAAAAAATGCGTTGCATGTTCTCAAAGGCATCAATTTCAATGTAAAAGAAGGTGAGTTTGTTTCTATTATGGGCAGCTCGGGGTCAGGAAAATCTACACTTTTAAATATTATAGGAATTTTAGATGAAGCCGATGAAGGTTCTTATATTTTAGATAATGTTCCCATTAAAAACCTAAACGAAACTATTGCGTCACAATACCGCAACAAATTTTTAGGTTTTGTATTTCAGTCGTTTAACCTTATCAATTATAAATCTGCATTAGACAATGTTGCTTTGCCTTTGTATTATCAGGGTTTAGGGCGAAAAGAACGTATGGAACGCTCTATGTTTTACCTTGAAAAGGTAGGTTTGGCAAACTGGGCAAAACATTTACCTAACGAAATGAGTGGTGGACAAAAACAGCGTGTGGCTATTGCACGTGCTTTGGCTTCGGATCCAAAAGTGTTGCTGGCAGATGAACCTACGGGGGCTTTAGATACCAAAACATCGTATGAAGTAATGGATTTAATCCAACAAATTAACGATGAAGGAAAAACGGTACTTGTGGTAACACACGAACCCGATATTGCCGAAATGACCAAACGTATTGTGATGCTGAAAGATGGTCAGATAGAATCGGATAAATTAGTTAATCAAATTAGAGCCTCGCAATATGTTTAA
- a CDS encoding ABC transporter permease: MFNIERWQEIFEGLSKNKLRTVLTGVSVASGIFILVILLGAGNGIQNGIQKQFEQDATNRISVWPGVTQKEYNGLGIGRNISFRNTDYELAVRLFGDYIEYKSAIYSVWSGNIVYKEETGTYRVEGVHPDYQFIENASMVKGRFINYPDVNNYEKSAIIGQKVANDLFKNNEDPLGKNINISGMIYKVVGVFKDPGGEREESRVFIPIATAQKAYSAGDSIRSMAFTMRKSENFDDAVAKSHEFTQQLETLLKSRHNIAPDDEGALYVNNSLEQAKNIYIITGGVQAFFWFVGICTIIAGVVGVGNIMLIIVKERTKEIGIRKALGASPFSIIAMVLQEAVFITVIAGFSGLILGLVVWELIGPSVEADFFTRPEVDFNVAVTTLIILIVAGAFAGFVPAYRAAKIRPIVALRGD; the protein is encoded by the coding sequence ATGTTTAATATCGAACGGTGGCAGGAAATATTTGAAGGGTTGTCTAAAAACAAGCTCCGCACGGTGTTAACTGGGGTTTCGGTTGCATCGGGAATTTTTATTTTAGTGATTTTGCTGGGTGCCGGAAACGGTATTCAGAACGGCATTCAAAAACAATTTGAACAAGATGCTACCAACCGGATATCGGTTTGGCCGGGAGTTACTCAAAAAGAGTACAACGGTTTAGGTATTGGACGAAATATTAGTTTTCGCAACACAGATTACGAATTAGCTGTTCGTTTGTTTGGTGATTATATTGAATACAAATCGGCAATTTATTCTGTATGGAGTGGAAATATCGTGTATAAAGAAGAAACCGGAACTTATAGGGTAGAAGGGGTTCATCCCGATTATCAGTTCATTGAAAATGCCTCAATGGTTAAAGGGCGGTTTATTAATTATCCCGATGTAAACAATTACGAAAAATCGGCGATTATTGGTCAAAAAGTAGCTAACGATTTATTTAAAAATAACGAAGATCCGCTGGGAAAAAACATCAATATATCGGGAATGATTTATAAAGTAGTAGGTGTTTTTAAAGATCCGGGCGGCGAACGCGAAGAAAGCAGGGTTTTTATTCCCATTGCAACCGCTCAAAAAGCATACAGTGCCGGCGACAGCATTCGCAGTATGGCTTTTACGATGAGAAAAAGCGAAAATTTTGACGATGCCGTAGCCAAATCGCACGAATTTACCCAACAGTTAGAAACACTTTTAAAATCAAGACACAATATTGCACCAGACGATGAAGGGGCGTTGTACGTTAACAATTCGTTAGAGCAGGCAAAAAATATTTACATTATAACCGGTGGTGTTCAGGCATTTTTCTGGTTTGTGGGTATTTGTACCATTATTGCCGGCGTGGTAGGGGTTGGAAACATTATGCTGATTATTGTTAAAGAAAGAACCAAAGAAATTGGTATTAGGAAAGCATTGGGAGCATCACCTTTTTCAATCATCGCTATGGTGTTACAAGAGGCAGTTTTTATAACCGTTATAGCCGGTTTTTCGGGACTCATTCTGGGGTTGGTTGTATGGGAATTGATCGGACCATCGGTAGAAGCAGATTTCTTTACCCGCCCCGAAGTTGATTTTAACGTTGCCGTTACTACTTTAATTATTTTGATTGTTGCAGGTGCTTTTGCCGGATTTGTTCCCGCATACCGTGCCGCTAAAATTAGACCTATTGTTGCATTAAGAGGAGATTAA
- a CDS encoding ABC transporter permease translates to MFNRDKWNEIIEALSANPFRTLITAFGVFWGIFILVILLSASQGLQNGIKRQMGGLSTNTMFMWTSATSKPYKGLPQGRNYNFKNSDIDAIKREINGLLYVSPRNQLGGFRGSNNVVRGTKTGAYNVYGDYPEFIQQQPMDILRGRFINHGDIENKRKIAIIGEGVIRELYGPGEEVLGSYIKVQGVNFLVVGVYKSISNMGGDAEESQKQVFIPFTTFQQAFNYGDIVGWMTITAEDDKPITDLKEDIFKLLKNRHTIDPTDDRAVGHFDLYQEFKKINGLFFILKAVSYLVGGLILFSGVIGIINIMLIIVKERTQEIGIRRALGATPAVIIKQILTESVTLSLVAGMAGIIFASLVLLGVNFALEQAPNSDQIPIVNPSVNLGVVVIALLILVFAGLLAGLIPAITAIRVKPIDALRTE, encoded by the coding sequence ATGTTTAACAGAGATAAATGGAATGAAATTATCGAGGCACTTTCTGCTAATCCGTTTCGTACGTTAATAACGGCGTTCGGGGTGTTTTGGGGAATTTTTATCCTTGTAATTCTTCTTTCGGCAAGTCAGGGATTACAAAACGGGATCAAACGACAAATGGGTGGTTTATCAACCAATACTATGTTTATGTGGACAAGTGCTACATCAAAACCTTACAAAGGCTTGCCGCAAGGTCGCAATTATAATTTTAAAAATTCGGACATTGATGCCATTAAAAGAGAAATTAACGGATTGTTATACGTTTCTCCAAGAAATCAGTTAGGCGGTTTCCGCGGAAGTAACAACGTGGTTCGTGGCACAAAAACCGGTGCATATAACGTATATGGCGATTATCCCGAATTTATTCAGCAGCAACCAATGGATATTCTACGAGGACGGTTTATTAACCACGGCGATATAGAAAACAAACGTAAAATTGCTATAATTGGCGAAGGTGTTATTAGAGAATTATATGGTCCGGGCGAAGAAGTTCTGGGCTCGTACATCAAAGTGCAAGGTGTTAATTTTCTGGTAGTTGGTGTGTATAAAAGCATCTCTAATATGGGTGGCGATGCAGAAGAAAGTCAAAAACAGGTATTTATTCCGTTTACCACATTTCAACAGGCATTTAATTATGGCGATATTGTAGGGTGGATGACCATTACCGCAGAAGACGACAAACCCATTACCGATTTAAAGGAAGATATTTTTAAGTTGCTAAAAAACCGTCACACCATTGATCCTACAGACGATCGGGCGGTTGGGCATTTTGATTTGTATCAGGAATTTAAAAAAATCAACGGATTGTTCTTTATTTTAAAAGCAGTTTCGTATTTGGTTGGCGGCTTAATTTTGTTTTCGGGCGTTATAGGTATCATTAACATTATGCTTATCATCGTAAAAGAACGAACCCAGGAAATTGGAATTCGCAGGGCATTAGGTGCCACACCGGCTGTGATAATAAAACAAATTCTTACCGAATCGGTAACACTTTCGCTTGTTGCCGGAATGGCAGGTATCATCTTTGCTTCTTTGGTTTTATTAGGCGTTAATTTTGCCTTAGAACAGGCACCAAACAGCGACCAAATACCCATTGTAAATCCAAGTGTGAATTTGGGTGTAGTTGTAATTGCGTTGTTGATATTGGTTTTTGCCGGACTTTTAGCAGGATTAATCCCGGCGATTACAGCCATTAGAGTAAAACCGATTGACGCTTTAAGAACGGAGTAA
- a CDS encoding efflux RND transporter periplasmic adaptor subunit yields the protein MKKGCTISILVFLAVAFAGALFWLYQKNAQPPVVYETEQAEIRSISKSTVATGNINPKEEVLIKPNISGIIDEVYVEAGDYIKSGDLLAKIKVVPNVSSLNQATNQIQSAKIELENQKRVYERQKSLFDKGVISANDFDTAETAYKQAKQSYNATMQSAEIIRTGTTKGMSNIAQTLIRSTVSGMVLDVPVKKGNQVIEANNFNEGTTIASLADVSNMIFEGKLDESEVGKIKLGLPLEITVGAIENKKFEAVLDYIAPKGVNENGAMQFPIKGTLVNKDTTFIRSGLSANASIILAKADKVLAVKEGLVQYDEKTKKSFVEVLVGEQKFERRDVELGVSDGIYVEIKKGITKKDKIKVWNQVKK from the coding sequence ATGAAAAAAGGTTGTACCATTTCAATTTTAGTCTTTTTAGCAGTTGCTTTTGCGGGTGCATTATTTTGGTTGTATCAAAAAAATGCACAACCACCAGTGGTTTATGAAACCGAACAGGCCGAAATACGTTCTATTTCTAAAAGTACCGTTGCTACGGGAAACATCAACCCGAAAGAAGAAGTGTTGATAAAACCCAATATTTCCGGAATTATTGATGAAGTTTATGTAGAAGCCGGCGATTATATTAAATCGGGCGATTTGCTTGCAAAAATTAAAGTAGTGCCCAATGTTTCAAGCTTAAATCAAGCAACTAATCAAATTCAATCGGCAAAAATAGAATTAGAAAATCAAAAAAGAGTGTACGAAAGACAAAAATCGTTGTTTGATAAAGGTGTAATTTCTGCCAACGATTTCGATACTGCCGAAACAGCTTATAAACAAGCAAAACAATCGTATAATGCAACAATGCAAAGTGCCGAAATTATCAGAACCGGAACAACCAAAGGAATGAGTAATATTGCACAAACCTTGATTAGATCTACAGTTTCGGGTATGGTTTTAGATGTTCCGGTAAAAAAAGGAAATCAGGTAATTGAAGCGAATAATTTTAACGAAGGAACCACCATTGCAAGTTTAGCCGATGTGAGCAATATGATTTTTGAAGGAAAGTTAGATGAATCCGAAGTAGGAAAAATCAAATTAGGACTTCCGTTAGAAATTACCGTGGGTGCCATTGAAAACAAAAAGTTTGAAGCGGTTTTAGACTATATCGCTCCAAAAGGCGTGAACGAAAACGGCGCGATGCAATTCCCCATAAAAGGAACCTTGGTAAATAAAGATACCACGTTTATCCGTTCGGGTTTAAGTGCAAACGCATCAATTATTTTGGCAAAAGCAGATAAGGTTTTAGCCGTAAAAGAAGGTTTGGTGCAATACGACGAAAAAACAAAAAAATCGTTTGTTGAGGTGTTGGTTGGCGAACAAAAATTTGAACGCCGCGATGTAGAACTAGGCGTAAGCGACGGTATTTATGTTGAAATTAAAAAAGGCATTACCAAAAAAGACAAAATCAAAGTTTGGAATCAGGTTAAGAAATAG
- a CDS encoding TolC family protein: MKITSKIILSTCLFFGITAFPQQKWTLQECVNHAIENNVSIKQIELDNKLAEVDKKDAFGNFLPNVNATASHSWNIGLNTNITTGILENQTTQFTSMGASASVDIYRGLQNQNRFRRAKLALISSQYQHLKMEEDVALNVVNAYLQVLFNKETIKVQKKQFQADSLQLIRSQALVDAGMVPSGDLFDMKATIATDKQKIIQAEYALIVSKMSLAQLLQLEDFKEFDIADVEYEFEPNTIFFESPESIYYKARNERTDVKIAENNLKIAEKDIDIAKAAYQPSLVGFYSFSSRVSYAKIPDGKGGEMNPMPFFDQFDMYKGHSFGLQLNIPVFTGFATRNNVERSRINLEKSKLTLEQTELDLERNIYTAYSDAKGAMETYLATEEMLKAREEAFRYTKERYENGMATAFDYNQSQTLLVNTQSDLLRTKYDYLFRTRILEFYFGVPIIQRD, encoded by the coding sequence ATGAAAATCACATCAAAAATAATACTATCAACCTGTTTGTTTTTTGGGATAACAGCGTTTCCTCAACAAAAATGGACGTTACAAGAATGCGTCAATCACGCCATTGAAAACAACGTTTCAATAAAACAGATAGAATTAGATAACAAACTGGCCGAAGTTGATAAAAAAGATGCCTTTGGAAATTTTTTGCCCAATGTAAACGCAACAGCATCGCACTCGTGGAACATTGGTTTAAATACCAATATCACAACGGGTATTCTGGAAAATCAAACCACCCAATTTACTTCAATGGGTGCGTCTGCCAGTGTAGATATTTACCGCGGACTGCAAAATCAAAACCGTTTTCGCAGAGCAAAACTGGCATTGATTTCTTCGCAATACCAACATCTTAAAATGGAAGAAGATGTTGCGTTAAATGTGGTAAACGCCTATTTGCAGGTGTTGTTTAACAAAGAAACCATTAAAGTTCAAAAAAAACAGTTTCAGGCCGATAGTTTACAACTCATTCGTTCACAAGCTTTGGTTGATGCCGGTATGGTTCCAAGTGGCGATTTGTTTGATATGAAGGCAACTATTGCTACAGATAAACAAAAAATTATTCAGGCAGAATATGCTTTAATTGTATCAAAAATGAGTCTGGCACAATTGCTGCAACTCGAAGATTTTAAAGAGTTTGATATTGCCGATGTTGAATATGAATTTGAACCGAATACCATCTTTTTTGAAAGTCCCGAATCAATTTATTACAAAGCAAGAAACGAACGTACAGATGTAAAAATTGCCGAAAACAATTTAAAAATTGCCGAAAAAGATATTGATATTGCAAAAGCAGCTTATCAGCCTTCGTTGGTTGGTTTTTACAGCTTTAGCTCAAGGGTTTCGTACGCCAAAATTCCCGACGGAAAGGGAGGCGAAATGAATCCGATGCCGTTTTTTGACCAGTTTGATATGTACAAAGGACATAGTTTTGGGCTGCAATTAAATATTCCTGTTTTCACTGGTTTTGCCACAAGAAACAACGTAGAACGAAGCAGAATTAATTTAGAAAAATCAAAACTTACACTGGAACAAACCGAATTGGATCTGGAACGTAACATTTACACCGCCTATTCAGACGCAAAAGGTGCAATGGAAACCTATCTGGCAACCGAAGAAATGCTGAAAGCCCGTGAAGAAGCTTTTCGTTATACCAAAGAACGTTACGAAAACGGAATGGCAACCGCATTTGATTACAACCAGTCGCAAACACTTTTAGTAAACACACAGTCCGATTTACTGCGCACAAAATACGATTATTTATTCCGTACCAGAATACTGGAATTCTATTTCGGTGTTCCAATTATTCAGAGAGATTAA
- a CDS encoding patatin-like phospholipase family protein: MIKLLFGCLFLLTAYFPAFAQKNQRPKVGLVLSGGGAKGLAHIGVLKVLEEQGVKIDYIGGTSMGAIIGGLYASGYTASQLDSIFKAVDADALLQDYIPRNSKSFYEKRNDEIYALQLPFDDFKIGSPVSLSKGMYNYNLLNKLLAHVRYENDFSKLPIPFLCIATDVVSGEAVVLEKGNLPQSILASGAFPSLYTPVEINNRLLIDGGVVNNYPIQELRDKGIDIIIGVDVQDGKKDRKDIKGALDILMQIANYGMYDGMEEKKKQTDIYIKPDISTFSVVTFDKGNEIILKGIEAAKEKIPQLQKISSNYTKPKLPEYLFTDDIHIHSVRINSLKNYNKDYIFGKLGYFKNECVSFEELEKGITNLNATQNFSGISYHFEKADEEGDNLVLNLKENTVNRFLKFGLHFDNLYKSAALVNVTQKKLLFKNDLASLDFIFGDNIRYNFNYLVDNGFRWSFGVQSRLNKFKYNAKPYETGVVPQELLGFDIFNTDWNDLTNRLYLQNYYNDKFVIGMGLEHKYQIVDIANLNLDKSWLDNSHYVSPYFTIVLDTYDNKYFPTRGVNFNAEVKHTLFSSDYNENFEPFTQINGELGTVKTFFDRVSVEAKTDVGITIGGVPSTNMNYFLGGYGFQSISNIKPFYGYDFLSLNANTYLKALLRLDYRFYKKHHLNFTANYLYLKDAMFQYNDWLELPINSGYALGYGFQTVVGPLEIKQSYSPEVKTHYTWFSLGFWF; encoded by the coding sequence ATGATAAAACTTTTATTTGGATGCTTATTTCTTTTAACAGCATACTTTCCGGCTTTTGCCCAAAAAAATCAGCGTCCTAAAGTTGGTTTGGTACTAAGTGGTGGCGGGGCAAAAGGTTTGGCGCATATTGGTGTTTTAAAGGTTTTAGAAGAACAAGGCGTAAAAATCGATTATATTGGCGGAACCAGTATGGGTGCTATTATTGGCGGTTTATACGCATCGGGTTACACGGCTTCGCAGTTAGATTCGATCTTTAAAGCGGTTGATGCCGATGCACTTTTACAAGATTATATCCCAAGAAATTCAAAATCGTTTTACGAAAAACGCAACGATGAAATTTATGCATTGCAACTTCCGTTTGATGATTTCAAGATAGGCAGTCCGGTATCGCTTTCTAAAGGAATGTACAACTACAATCTGCTAAACAAATTGTTGGCACACGTACGTTACGAAAACGATTTTTCTAAACTTCCCATTCCGTTTCTTTGCATTGCAACTGATGTAGTTTCGGGCGAAGCCGTTGTGTTAGAAAAAGGAAACCTGCCGCAAAGTATCTTGGCAAGTGGCGCATTTCCGTCACTTTACACACCTGTTGAAATAAACAATCGTTTGTTGATCGATGGCGGTGTGGTTAATAATTACCCGATACAAGAACTTCGCGATAAAGGCATCGACATTATTATTGGAGTAGATGTGCAAGACGGTAAAAAAGATCGAAAAGACATAAAAGGAGCTTTAGATATTTTAATGCAGATTGCAAATTACGGTATGTACGACGGAATGGAAGAAAAGAAAAAACAAACCGATATTTACATTAAACCCGATATTTCAACCTTTTCGGTGGTAACTTTTGATAAGGGAAACGAGATTATTCTGAAAGGAATTGAAGCAGCCAAAGAAAAAATTCCGCAACTGCAAAAAATCAGCAGTAATTATACAAAGCCAAAACTACCCGAATACTTGTTTACCGATGATATTCATATACACTCGGTTCGTATCAACAGCTTAAAAAATTACAATAAAGATTATATTTTTGGTAAATTGGGGTATTTTAAAAACGAATGTGTATCGTTTGAAGAACTAGAAAAAGGTATTACCAACCTAAACGCAACCCAGAACTTTAGCGGAATTTCGTATCATTTTGAAAAAGCCGATGAAGAGGGCGATAATTTAGTTTTGAATTTGAAAGAGAATACCGTAAACCGTTTTTTAAAGTTTGGTTTGCATTTTGATAATCTTTACAAAAGTGCGGCGTTGGTTAACGTTACACAGAAAAAATTACTTTTTAAAAACGATTTAGCGTCGCTCGATTTTATCTTTGGAGATAACATTCGGTATAATTTTAATTATTTGGTAGATAACGGTTTTCGTTGGAGTTTTGGCGTACAAAGTCGTTTAAATAAATTTAAATACAACGCAAAACCTTACGAAACAGGCGTTGTACCACAAGAATTATTGGGGTTTGATATTTTTAATACCGATTGGAACGATCTAACAAACCGTTTATATCTGCAAAATTATTACAACGATAAATTTGTAATTGGTATGGGATTAGAACACAAATATCAAATTGTTGATATTGCAAATTTGAATTTAGATAAAAGCTGGTTAGACAATAGTCATTATGTAAGTCCGTATTTTACGATTGTTTTAGATACCTATGATAACAAATATTTTCCAACCCGAGGTGTTAATTTTAATGCCGAAGTAAAGCATACTCTTTTTTCATCAGACTATAACGAAAATTTTGAACCTTTTACGCAGATAAACGGAGAATTGGGAACAGTAAAAACCTTTTTCGACCGGGTTTCGGTAGAAGCAAAAACCGATGTTGGTATAACAATTGGCGGTGTTCCGTCAACAAATATGAATTATTTTCTGGGCGGATACGGTTTTCAGTCCATATCAAACATTAAACCTTTTTATGGTTACGACTTTTTAAGCCTTAATGCAAACACCTATCTTAAAGCACTTTTACGGCTTGATTACCGCTTTTATAAAAAGCATCATTTAAATTTTACAGCAAACTATTTGTATTTAAAAGATGCAATGTTTCAGTACAACGATTGGTTAGAACTACCCATTAATTCGGGGTATGCGTTAGGTTATGGCTTTCAAACCGTTGTTGGTCCGCTAGAAATTAAACAATCGTATTCGCCCGAAGTTAAAACACATTACACCTGGTTTAGTTTAGGGTTTTGGTTTTAA
- a CDS encoding homogentisate 1,2-dioxygenase → MPLYHKLGNIPHKRHTQFRKPNGGFYYEQLFGTVGFDGMSTNMYHEHRPTQVKEIKGSYSVAPKIARANNIQSYRLRGFQVPKTEDFLESRKAVLTNSDVTITLAAPSGKTQDYFYKNTDSDELIFIHRGTGKLRTVLGNLDFKYGDYLLVPRGVIYKIDFDTDDNRLFIVESRRPIYTPKRYRNWFGQLLEHSPFCERDIRRPEELETYDEKGEFLIKVRKQNEIFDMIYATHPFDVVGYDGYNYPYAFSIHDFEPITGRIHQPPPVHQTFETDAFVVCSFVPRMYDYHPESVPAPYNHSNIDSDEVLYYVDGDFMSRNDIEAGHISLHPAGIPHGPHPGAMERSIGKVDTQELAVMVDTFKPLMVTEEAMKIADEKYYQSWLE, encoded by the coding sequence ATGCCTTTATATCATAAATTAGGAAATATACCACATAAACGTCACACACAATTCCGTAAGCCAAACGGCGGTTTTTATTACGAGCAGTTGTTTGGCACCGTTGGTTTCGATGGTATGTCAACCAATATGTATCACGAACACCGCCCTACACAGGTAAAAGAAATTAAAGGGTCTTACAGTGTTGCACCAAAAATTGCACGGGCAAATAATATACAATCGTACCGTTTGCGCGGTTTTCAGGTGCCTAAAACAGAAGATTTTTTAGAAAGTCGTAAAGCCGTTTTAACAAACAGCGACGTTACCATAACACTGGCTGCTCCTTCTGGCAAAACGCAAGATTATTTTTATAAGAATACCGATTCAGACGAGTTGATTTTTATTCACAGAGGAACCGGAAAATTGCGTACGGTTTTAGGGAATTTAGATTTTAAATATGGTGATTACCTGTTGGTTCCGCGTGGAGTAATCTACAAAATAGATTTTGATACAGACGATAATCGTTTGTTTATTGTAGAATCGCGCCGACCAATTTACACGCCTAAACGTTACCGCAATTGGTTTGGTCAGTTGTTGGAGCATTCGCCGTTTTGTGAACGCGATATCCGTCGACCTGAAGAGTTGGAAACGTATGATGAAAAAGGGGAGTTTTTAATTAAAGTCCGCAAGCAAAACGAAATCTTTGATATGATTTACGCAACACATCCGTTTGATGTAGTGGGATACGATGGTTACAATTATCCTTATGCGTTTTCAATTCACGATTTTGAACCTATTACAGGACGTATTCATCAGCCGCCTCCGGTGCATCAAACTTTTGAAACCGACGCATTTGTGGTGTGTTCATTCGTGCCTCGTATGTATGATTATCATCCGGAATCAGTTCCTGCACCTTATAATCACAGTAACATCGATTCAGACGAAGTACTTTATTACGTAGATGGTGATTTTATGAGCCGAAACGATATTGAAGCCGGACATATTTCATTACATCCAGCCGGAATCCCGCACGGACCGCACCCTGGAGCAATGGAACGAAGCATAGGGAAAGTAGATACACAGGAATTAGCCGTAATGGTTGATACCTTTAAACCACTAATGGTTACCGAAGAAGCTATGAAAATAGCTGACGAAAAGTACTATCAGTCGTGGTTAGAGTAG
- the hppD gene encoding 4-hydroxyphenylpyruvate dioxygenase, which produces MSNELKSVEYGLEKIFEGAQDFLPILGTDYVEFYVGNAKQSAHFYKTAFGFQSEAYSGLETGVRDRASYVIKQDKIRIVLTTALNSQSPIGEHVKKHGDGVKVVALWVEDARLSYEETIKRGAKSFMEPTVISDENGEVIQAGIYAYGETVFLFTERKNYNGLFLPGYVKWESDYNPAPVGLKFVDHMVGNVGWNQMNVWVKWFEDILGFVNFLSFDDKQITTEYSALMSKVMANGNGRIKFPINEPAEGKKRSQIEEYLDFYEGEGVQHIAVATDDIIKTVSDMKARGVEFLSIPPQTYYDAIPERLKDHMDKFKEDIKELQKLGIMIDADEEGYLLQIFTKPVEDRPTLFFEVIQRMGARGFGAGNFKALFESIEREQEKRGTL; this is translated from the coding sequence ATGTCAAACGAATTAAAATCTGTAGAATACGGATTAGAAAAAATATTTGAAGGAGCACAAGATTTCTTACCAATTTTAGGTACAGATTATGTAGAATTTTATGTAGGAAACGCAAAACAGTCTGCCCATTTTTACAAAACAGCATTTGGTTTTCAGTCCGAAGCGTATTCAGGGTTAGAAACCGGTGTACGTGACCGTGCGTCGTATGTAATTAAGCAAGATAAAATACGCATTGTTTTAACAACGGCGTTAAACTCTCAATCGCCAATTGGTGAGCATGTTAAAAAACACGGAGACGGAGTAAAAGTGGTGGCTTTATGGGTAGAAGATGCTCGTTTATCATACGAAGAAACAATTAAAAGAGGTGCAAAATCTTTTATGGAACCAACCGTAATTTCTGATGAAAACGGTGAGGTAATACAAGCTGGGATTTATGCTTACGGCGAAACAGTTTTCTTGTTTACAGAACGCAAAAACTACAACGGTTTGTTTTTACCTGGATATGTTAAATGGGAAAGCGATTATAACCCGGCTCCGGTTGGTTTAAAATTTGTCGATCATATGGTGGGTAACGTAGGTTGGAACCAAATGAACGTTTGGGTTAAATGGTTCGAAGATATTTTAGGGTTTGTAAACTTCTTGTCTTTTGACGATAAACAAATCACGACCGAATATTCTGCGTTAATGTCTAAAGTTATGGCAAACGGTAACGGAAGAATTAAATTCCCGATTAACGAGCCCGCAGAAGGTAAAAAACGTTCACAAATAGAAGAATATCTAGATTTTTACGAAGGAGAAGGTGTTCAGCACATTGCAGTAGCAACTGACGACATCATTAAAACGGTTTCCGATATGAAAGCGCGCGGTGTTGAATTTTTATCAATTCCGCCACAAACATATTACGATGCCATTCCAGAGCGTTTAAAAGACCACATGGATAAATTCAAAGAAGACATCAAAGAATTACAAAAATTAGGAATTATGATTGATGCCGATGAAGAAGGATATTTGTTACAGATTTTTACAAAACCGGTAGAAGATCGTCCAACCTTATTCTTTGAAGTAATTCAACGTATGGGTGCCCGCGGATTTGGTGCAGGTAACTTTAAAGCGTTGTTTGAGTCAATTGAAAGAGAGCAAGAAAAACGCGGAACACTTTAA